Proteins encoded together in one Xenopus laevis strain J_2021 chromosome 6L, Xenopus_laevis_v10.1, whole genome shotgun sequence window:
- the XB5802730.L gene encoding uncharacterized protein LOC495396, whose protein sequence is MAVAAPPRPNLVVKLVMTGDSDVGKTCILTRFAENTLPSYISTVGIDFKTKTIHVAETALKLQIWDTAGQERFHTLSVSYFRGAQGFVLVYDITNPASFENTAVWMRDIKMKAGEEVEVVLLGNKCDREDEREVAKEKGEKLAWEFGIPFFETSAKENINIEKAFITLAEAIYAKKGSLLVNHNVVNLQDTKKKNSCLTCS, encoded by the exons ATGGCTGTAGCAGCTCCGCCGCGTCCTAACCTTGTGGTGAAGTTAGTGATGACTGGGGACTCGGACGTTGGGAAAACCTGTATTCTCACCCGATTTGCAGAGAACACTCTCCCCTCTTACATCTCCACCGTGG GTATCGATTTTAAAACCAAAACCATTCATGTTGCTGAGACAGCATTAAAGCTCCAGATCTG GGACACTGCTGGACAAGAGAGGTTCCACACGCTCAGTGTTAGTTATTTCCGTGGAGCTCAGGGCTTTGTTCTTGTTTATGATATCACCAACCCTGCTTCATTTGAAAACACAGCTGTGTGGATGAGAGACATTAAAATG AAAGCCGGTGAGGAGGTAGAAGTAGTTCTCTTAGGAAATAAGTGTGACAGAGAAGATGAACGTGAAGTTGCAAAAGAGAAAGGGGAGAAG CTTGCTTGGGAATTCGGAATACCCTTTTTTGAGACAAgtgcaaaagaaaatataaatatcgAAAAGGCATTTATAACACTGGCTGAAGCTATATATGCAAAG AAAGGATCTTTATTAGTTAATCACAATGTAGTAAATTTGCAAGATACGAAGAAAAAGAATTCCTGCCTGACGTGTAGCTGA